AAGACCGCTCCGGACAGCAGTTATCAAATTGGTGTATTGATTGGATCATTTCTTCCTTTTGTGGTTTTAGTAGGAATTGCTTACTGGATGTATAACCGTGCTAAAAAAAGAGACAAAAACGGTTATTAATTCGTAAATTTGCAACCTAAAATTCAAATCGATGAGTAATATCAGAATTACAAAACAATTTAGTTTCGAAACCGGTCACGCCTTATATGGTTACGACGGAAAATGCAAAAACGTTCACGGCCACAGTTATAAATTGTCGGTTACCGTGATTGGTTCGCCAATTATGGATCGATCAAATGTAAAATTCGGAATGGTAATTGATTTTTCGGATCTAAAGAAAATTGTAAAAGAAGAAATCGTTGATCAGTTTGATCATGCAACGGTTTTTAACGAAACAACTCCGCATATCGAATTGGCAAATGAATTAAAAAATCGTGGACATCACGTTATTTTAGTTGATTATCAGCCTACAAGTGAAAATATGGTTGTAGATTTTGCTGACAGAATCATTGCGCGTTTGCCAAAAGATATTTCTCTTTTTTCACTTAAACTTCAGGAAACAGAATCTTCATTTGCAGAATGGTACGCATCTGATAATTTGTAAATAGAAAAAAGTAAATTGTAAAAGGTAAAACGTTTCACATCTCACAAACCACATCTCACAATACATGAAAAAAGTATATTTCGCTTCTGATCAGCATTTTGGAGCTCCAACTCCTGAATTGAGTTTGCCACGCGAACAAAAATTTGTAGCTTGGTTAGATGTTGTAAAACAAGATGCAGAAGCTATTTTTTTATTAGGCGATTTATTTGATTTTTGGTTCGAATACAAAACGGTTGTTCCTAAAGGATTTGTTCGTGTTTTAGGGAAGTTAGCAGAAATTCGCGACAGCGGAATTCCGATTTACTTTTTTGTGGGAAATCATGATTTATGGATGAACGATTATTTTCAAACCGAATTGAACATTCCTGTTTATCACGACAATAAAGAATTTACTTTTAACGGAAAAACATTCCTGATTGGTCACGGCGACGGAAAAGGTCCCGGAGATAAAGGTTACAAACGAATGAAAAAGGTATTTACAAA
This genomic window from Flavobacterium sp. 9 contains:
- a CDS encoding 6-carboxytetrahydropterin synthase; translated protein: MSNIRITKQFSFETGHALYGYDGKCKNVHGHSYKLSVTVIGSPIMDRSNVKFGMVIDFSDLKKIVKEEIVDQFDHATVFNETTPHIELANELKNRGHHVILVDYQPTSENMVVDFADRIIARLPKDISLFSLKLQETESSFAEWYASDNL
- a CDS encoding UDP-2,3-diacylglucosamine diphosphatase, with the protein product MKKVYFASDQHFGAPTPELSLPREQKFVAWLDVVKQDAEAIFLLGDLFDFWFEYKTVVPKGFVRVLGKLAEIRDSGIPIYFFVGNHDLWMNDYFQTELNIPVYHDNKEFTFNGKTFLIGHGDGKGPGDKGYKRMKKVFTNPFSKWLFRWLHPDVGVSLAQYLSVKNKLISGDEDVKFLGEENEWLVLYAKRKLETKHYNYFIFGHRHLPMIIPIGEESKYVNLGDWIGYFTYGVFDGETFELQKFEQ